Below is a genomic region from Helicobacter pylori.
GTTTAACCAGATTAAGATTTTTTTATTACCAGAAAATGATGAAAGCGAACACAACCCCAGATACTGCGAGCTGGAACATTTGCTAGAAAAAATGGCAAAAGAAAGTGAAAATGAAGCGTTTTACACAAGTTTCCGCCAACATTACAATGTGCTTTTTAATGAAGCCAAACAAATCAAACCTATCCAATCAGAACAAAAAAAACGCACTAAATGCTGGCTACACCCCTATATCACGCTTTCTATTCGTTTAGAGAGAGGTTTTGTGTTCCTTGTGAGTTAAACGATCTAGATCCTGTTACTACAACCACTAAAATGCTAGATGAGCCAAAAGATACAGAAATTCTTAAAAAATTTTTTAATTTTAACTTAAAGGAACTTCAAGCATTGATTGATTTTTTAAAATAAACCCAATAAAAACCCTTGATTTTACAAGCATTAGAATCTTTCTCAAATTGGGTTTAAACCGCTTAAAAAGCTTTGTAGCCATAAAATCCTAAAATAAAGGTTGTTTTGAAAACGCCATTCAAACACCCCACTAGATTAAAAATCATAAAACCATTCCCTCCCCCTTTTTTCACTTCAATGCACTTCGCTCCAAACTTTTCTTTTCCACGCATAAGCCAAGAACGACAGCACCGCAAAGAAAATCATGATTTTTATCCCTAAGGTATTCCTTTCATGTTTTTTCCTATCGCCTGCTTTTTCCAAATATGCGATGACTTGTTTTTGAGCTTGCTCACTCAACCCCACTCTAGGCATAGCCGTGCCAGGCAAAAGCTTTTGCGGATCGTTGATGAAAATATTCAAGCCATGTTCACCTTTAGCTCTAATCATCATGGACAAATCAGGCGCATGAGAGCCTAAATAATTGGCTAAATCTTTAGGATCGCTAAAGGCCTTATCTTTAGCATAATCCAGTCTATGACACCTTTGACAGCTTTGCGCGAACACTTCCTTATCGCTCAAATTTTTAGGCAAAATAGAAGTGAGATACGCCACAATATCGCTCAAATCTTGATCGCTAAATTGAGAAAACGCCGGCATGGGATATGGCCTTTCATCGTTGAACTTATGGCTCAATTTCGCCGTTTTCACAGGGTCTTTGATGAAGTGGGCTAAGAAATTCGCGTTCAAAACCCCCGCCACATGGCTTAAATCCGGTGGCACGACCCCAAACGAATTGCTCGCGCTAAGGCTGTCCATAGGGGCTGGAATGTTTTGAGATTTAATGCCATGACAAGCGGTGCAATTTTCAGCTACAAGCTGTTTGCCTTTATTAGCGTCGCCATTTTTTAAATCCATCGGCTCTAAATCCTTGAAAGCAAAATCTGCCGGAGCGACTTTAGGGTGCATCACCGAATGTGCATAAGGCTCAACCCCATAATAAATCACGCCTACCACCACAATAAGGATGATTAGAATCTTAAATTCTTTCATCTAACACCCCCTTGTTTCTTGCTCTCAGCGATAGTGATGATGGGCAACACCACAAAGAAAAGGGCCAAAAAAGTGATTGAACCTGCTAAGCCAATGTATTTACCGATCCCAAGCGGAGGTAATTTACCATAGATCGTTAAAACAATCATGTCAATGATTAAAAGCCAAAACCATACCATAAAAGCCGGCCGTTTGTGCGCGGGAGCGACCACTGGGCTTCTGTCCAAAAAGGGCAGTAAGAAAAAGATCACTTGCGCCACGCCAAAGGCCATTAGCCCTAAATCAGCGCTAAAGAAAAAACCCCTTAAGACTTCATAGCTCCACAAGAAATACCATTCAGGGTAAATGTGAGGCGGCGTTTTAAGGCTGTTAGCCCTTTCAAAGTTGATAGGATCCATCGCAAAATCATAGTGGTAACACACCAAGTAAAAGAAAAAGACCATGAACGCGCAAACCACAAAAATATCTTTAGACAAGAATACCGGCCAAAAAGGAATGACTTTGGATTCTTTTTTCTTGCCTTCAATGAATTTCTTTTCTTCTGATTCAAAGTCAATTTCTTCGCCTTCTTGGTTATTGACATGCGGGATGCGTAAAGAATAAAAATGCACCCCAATGAGTAAAATGATCGCAATGGGCAGTAAAAACACATGGAGCATGAAAAAACGCGTTAAAGTGGAATCCGCCACAACATAATTGCCCCTAATCCACTCCACCACATCAGCCCCAATGAAAGGAATGCCCCCAAATAAATTCGTGATAACCGCTGCAGCCCAATAGCTCATCTGCCCCCAAGGCAGCATATACCCGCTAAAGGCTTCCGCGCTAAAGACCACAAACAAAATCATCCCGCTAATCCAAATCATCTCACGACCCTTTTTGTAAGAGCCATAATAGATGCCAACAAACATGTGGATATAAATGATGACAAAAATCATGCTCGCTGCCGTGGCATGCATGTGGCGCCAAAGCCAGCCATAAGCCACTTCTTGCATGATGGTGAAATTCACGCTATCAAACGCCATTTTCGCATCAGGCTTGTAATACATGAGCAAGAAAATCCCTGAGATCACAAGCACGCCAAAAAGGGTCAATAAAATCACCCCCATAGCCCATAAAAAATTGATGTTTTTAGGGATCCAATATTCTGTCATTAGCACTTTAACAAGCTTGTTAGTGCCAAGACGCATGTCCAACCATTCGCCTAAATTCTTCGCTTTTTTTATCTCTGCCATGGAATTCTCCTTACGCTTTAGCCATCATTTTCTTGTATTCAGCCCCGGCTTCACCAAAAGTGATCTTAGTGCCTTCAATTTTAAAAGGCGGAATATCAAAAGGGCGTGGAGGGGGAGTGCCGGCAATATTCACGCCATCAGAAGTGAAACGCCCTCCATGGCATGGGCATAAAAAGCCTTTTTCTTCATCTTGATAAGTGGGGATACACCCTAAATGCGTGCAAATTTGAATGGCTGTGGTAAAAACGCTCCCGCCAATTTTAAAATCGCGCTTTTCATTAAAGCCCTCTTTTTTGGAACGCTTGAGGATATAGACCGGTTTCCCACGCCATTCCACGGTGGAAAACTGCCCTTCTTGCATATTCGCCACATCTATGGTCGTAAAACCGGCTGAAACAACGCTTGGAAGCGGATCCCAAGTCTTTTTCATCGCTACTAGACTCGCTATAGCCCCTATAGCTGTAACACTAGCAAGGCTCATTCCTAAAAAATCACGCCTTTGAATATCTGCCATGATTAAAAAACTCCTTAATGATAATTACCTTTTAACGACTAAAGGCATAGCAAATCCCTATTTTACAACAAACTCTCTTAATAATCTTTTTAAAATAACAAAATTAACGCTAGAATCAAACGCTTTTAGTGCCGCTTTAAAGAAATTTGAGCGCGCAAATGTTTCAAAAGGGTTTCTAAAATATCGTTATCGTCTTTGCTTGGGGCTTTCAGGCTTTCTTTCTTCTCACCGCTATAAGTGATGGTGATGTTTTGACTGAGATTAGAAAGTTTGATGATGCCAAGCTGGTTGGCTAGAATTTTAAGCGTAATGATTTGCAAAAATTGAGCACTCAAATCGTCTATTTTGCCAAACCTGTCTTCTATCTCTTCATGGATTTGCCCCACCTCATCTGTATTTTCACACAAACTCAAACGGCGGTACAAATCCAACCTCAAACTATCGCTTGCAATGAGTTCAGGGTTTAAAAAAGCGCTCACGCCAAGTTGGATTTCTACGCTCTTTTCAAGCCTTTTTTTTCCCCCACTCAATTCATAAATCGCATCCTCAAGCATGCGCGTATAGAGCGCATAACCGATATTTTTAATATGCCCGCTCTGATCTTGCCCAAGCAAATTCCCGCCCCCCCTGATTTCTAAATCATGATAAGCGACACTCTCCCCACTGCCTAAATACGAATTTTTTTCCAAAGCGAGCAAGCGTTTTAGGGCCTGTTCGTTCAAACTTTTTTGATCTTCTATGAGGAAATAGCAAAAGCCTTCTTTTTTGCCCCTCCCCACACGCCCTCTCAATTGGTGCAAATCAGCCAGCCCAAAATTTTGCACATTATCTATAATAATCGTGTTAGCGTTAGGCAAATGAATCCCTGATTCCACAATAGAAGTGCATAATAAAACCTGATAGTTCCCCTTAGCAAACTCTAACATGATTTCTTCGCTCTCATTGGCGCTAATTTGGGAATGCAAAATGGCGATTTTGAGTTTAGGGATTAAATCTTCTAGCTTGGTTTTGACTTTTGAAATGCTAGCGATGTGGTTATGGATGTAAAAAATTTGCCCGTTACGGCGTAATTCTCTATGAATAATCTCTTTTAAGAGTTCGTCATTCTTTTCTTTCAAAAAAGTGCGACTGGGCTTTCTGTCTGTGGGCGGGGTTTTTAAAGAGCTAATGCCTTTAATTTGAGAGAGCGCCATGTTTAAAGTGCGCGGGATAGGCGTAGCGGACATGCTTAAAAAATGCACGCTTTTGCTCAATTCTTTTAAAGCTTCTTTTTGTTTCACGCCAAATTTATGCTCTTCATCCACCACCACTAAGCCCAAGTTTTTAAATTTCGCGCCTAAAACCGCATGCGTGCCTACAAGAACATCAATTAGCCCTGATTCCACCGCCTTTAAAAGCTTGTTTTTTCCGCTCGCATACCTGTCCAAACGAGCCACTTTAACGCCAAAATTTTCAAAACGCACCCTTAAAGTCTCAAAATGCTGGTGCGCTAATAAAGTAGTAGGCACGACTAAAGCACTTTGAAAGCCGTTCAAAAACGCGCAAAAAATCGCATGCATCGCCACTTCTGTTTTCCCAAAACCCACATCCCCACTCAATAATCTGTCCATCACTCTCTTAGAGCTTAAATCCTTTGAAATTTCAGCGATAGCCTTTTCTTGATCGCTTGTGTATTCAAACCCCGCATGCGATTTAAAAATTTCCAACTCCGCTAAATGCGTGTCCATCTTTTTACCCAAGATCAGATTGCGTTCAGCCGCTAATTCAATGATCTTGCCTGCAATCTCTAAAAGCTTAGTCCTAACTTTAGCTTTCAGTTTGAGAAAACTCCCTTTCCCTAGCCGGTCTTTAATAGGAACGCTATCGCTTTGCGCCACATAGCGAGCGATTAGATGCAAATTTTCCACCGGTAATAGCAGTTTGTCTTCGCCCCAATAAGCGATTTCTAAAAAATCCCTCTTGCTCCCCAAAACGCTGTGTTGGACTAATTGGGAAAACACGCCCACCCCATAATCATCATGCACCACCCATTCGCCCGGATTTAGTTCATTCAAAGCGAGCTTGGATTTTTGGCGTTTTTTCTTCCTTTCAAAAGAATTGAGCGAAATAAAAATCCCATCAGGAGTTTTAAAGTTTAACACAAAGGGGGCGATGACGCATTCAATGCTGCTTTTTTCAAGCGCACTTACCGCATTGTCTAAAATCGTTTTGTTAGGGGCTAGGAGCGTGATTTTACGATTTGAATGCAAAGCGATAAAGCTTTCTAGGGCATGCGCATGGATTTCTAAATCTTCATAGCCTTGCGGGTTTTCTAAAACCTTTAAAGATTTGAAACGCTCACAATCCAATTCGTTTAAGCTCGCTAATTCTTGAATTTCTTCTAAAGCTCTAGGGCTTATAACGCTTTTATAAACGCTTAGCAAGTCTTGTGCTTTTTCCCCTAAAAACCACAAACCAAAACTGGTTAAATCTTTAGAAAAGCTATTGAATGGGCTTTGCTCCACTTTGGTTTTCAGATCCTTATAAGATGGTTCGTCCAAACTAAAAAGCGTGGGGGGGATTTCAATTTCTAACCAATCTTCTTTAAGGCTCATTTGAGTGGTGGGGTCAAATTCCTTAATGCTCTCACACTCCGTATCAAAAAAACTCAAGCGATACGCTTTAGAATTGGGCGCATAAATATCCACAATATCCCCCCTAAAGCTCGCTTCGCCTTCCACTTCCACTAAGTCTACAATTTCATAGCCATAATAAAAGAGCTTGTCTTTCAAGTCCTTAAGGTTATATTTTTCTAAAAGAGTGATTTTAAAGCTCTCTAAAAGTTCTTTTTTGGGTAAAGGGTGCAATAACGCGCTAATCGGGGCAATGATGATAGTTTCTTGCTTGTTTTCTAAGGCTTGATAAAACTCCCTTAAACCCCCTAAAAGCTGTAAAAATTCTTCAAAAAACGAACGCAAATCGTCATTTTTTTTAGCCCTAAACTCTGGGAAAAGAATGGCTTTGGTATTTGGCTTAAAATAGCTTATGACTTCTTTAGCGAGCTTGGATTCTTTAAAATCCTTACAAGCGAGTATTTGATAATCAAAGCCTTTGTTTAAGGCTCTATAAAGGCTAGATTGGATCATTCCCTATTTATTTTCAATTTTCTTTTCTTGCTCATTGATTAACAACGCCCCCCCTTGAATATTCTTAGGGCGAGTTTCCCCAATCAAAATCCCCTTCCTTTCCACCACAAGCTCTTGGCTAGAGATCTTACCATCAAGGCGTCCTAAAGGCATGATTTCTACCACTTCCGCCTCCACCGTGCCAGTGAACTTGCCATTGACCACTAATTTATTAGCAAAAATCTCACCCACTACCGAGCCGGTTTGCCCGATCACCACCGTACTTTTAGAATGCACCACCCCTTCTAATTCACCATCTATGTGCAAATGGTAATCCAAATGAAACTCACCCTTTATTTTTGTGCCTTGAGCGATGATAGTCGCTGGTCCTGTTTTTGCATTAGCTGATTTATTATTGTTATCAAAGATTGCCATCTGATGCTCCTTTCTTTATTGAAAACTTCTTCAAAATTTTTCATGTTCCATTTGGTGAAACTCATGGGGTTTATGGGCTGATCTAAAAAACGCACTTCATAATGCAAATGCGGCCCTGTGCTCATCCCTGTATTACCACTGTACCCAATTAACTGCCCTTTTTTGACAAATTCGCCCGTTTTTACGATGATTTTATTCAAATGGGCGTAGTAGGTTTTAAAACCAAAAGGGTGGAAAACTTTAATCAAATTCCCATACCCCCCATTCCACCCTTTGCCCGCTAATCCCACTACCCCGCTCGCGCTCGCATACACAGGGGTGTTAATAGCGGTGCTTAAATCAAGCCCGGTATGGTTGTGCAACACATGCAAAATAGGATGGATCCTTTTATTAAAGGCGGCTGAAACGCGCCGATAGGATTCTAGCGGGTAGTCATTAGGGATAAGGCGCATGATAAAGCTTTTTTGAAGCCCGGTAATCCCAGCGACATCTAAGCGGCTGGAAAAATTGCCCTCTTCTTTTTCTTCTTCAGGCCTATTCACTCCCACCACTTCTTCTAAATCGTTGACGCGTTCCCCTGAAAGTTGCAAATCGTCTAAAAATTCATCCATTTGCAAAGAAAGTTTTTCATTCGTCTCTTTTTTTTTCTCAAATTCCTTAGTGATTAAAGCATGCTGCTTGTCAATGTTTTTGATCTCTTGATTTAAAACCAGTAACGAAATGCCTAAAAACAATAAAGATCCCACAACGCTCAACAGCGCATACAAGCCAATTTGACGGAATAAGATATGAACATTAATATAACGACTCCCTTTAGAGTCCGTAACCATCACAATCAAACGCCTGTCTAAAAACACCAAAATCCTTACTGGCTTATTAGCGCGTCTTTATCCACATGCTCTTGGAGCTGAACAATGTCTTCTAAAACCCAAAACAAATTCTTCCATTCAATAAATTTATTTTCTTCTAGAGCGCTTTGAAAATGATCCAAATCCCATGCCAGAAATTTTTCTGCGTCTAAAATTTTACCCAAAAAGCGCACTTCATAATGCAATTTTTCGCCGCCGCTATTACCGCTCTTCCCGCTATAGCCAATCAACTGCCCTTTTTGGATAAAGCTTTTAGGCTGCACATTGACATGATCTAAATGCGTGTAAATGGAGCTAAAACCAAACGCATGTTCAATGCGCACCAAGTTCCCATACCCCACATTAGAATTAGTCTTCACAAAATCCACAATCCCATCAGCGCTCGCATACACAGGCGTGTTTAATGGCGCAATAAAATCAATCCCGGATTCAACGCCCTTAATCTTTTTAATAGGGTGGTTCCTTTCTTTGGTGGATTTGATCGCGCTATAAGTTTTTAGGGGCATGCCATTAGGAATGAGCATGAGCGCTAAATGTTTTTGAGCCAAATTCAAATTTTCTAAATCCACTCCATCATAGAGATGCACGCCCCCATTAGCCCCTCTTTTGATTTCAATCAAGGATTCTAATCCGCGAATCTTTTGCCCCACAATAAAGAGCTCTTCTCGCTTGTTTTTAATCTCTTTTGTCAAAGTGTAATTTTTTTGATACAAATCCCTAAAATCCCTTAAAACCGCGTTCCTCTCGCTTGTCATCGTATCCATTTTAGCGATTAAAAATTTTAAAAACCCTACGCCAAGCCCCACGATCAACAAAAAAATAACAACAGAAATGATGAGGTTGCGTTTTAAATTTTTAGAAAATTTGAGCTGTTTAGAGCCTGATTCATCAATGATGGTGATCACAAGCTGGTTTTGTGGCATCAATCCCTCTTCTTTTGATAGCGCTTATAAAAAGCGTTGGCTACTAGAAATGAGCCATACACCAAATAATTTTCATTTTCTTTTACATCTTCAAACAAAGCGTGTTCTAACCCTAAGGTTTCTAAAATCCCTTTAAGCTTTTCTAATTGGATAATCCTTTCATTATGCAATTCTAAAATCAAAACCTTTTTAACCACAGGCTTTAAAATTTCTAACACCCCACAAGCGTCTTTATCTTGATAGCAATTATAAATTAAAATAATTTTAGCGTTAAAAACGCGCTTGATTTCTTCTTTTAAGGCTTTGGCGCTATGGGGGTTATGCCCCACATCTATTAAGATATTAGGGCTTAAAAGCTCGCAACGGCCGATTAAATTTAGGGGCTTTAGGTTTTTTAAAACTTCTTGTTTATTGCATGGCAATAGCGTTTCAAACGCCTTTAGAGCCACTTCTAAATTCATCGCTAAAAAACGGGCTAAATGGTAGCGTTCAATATAGGCTTTCACTTCTTGTGAAATCTCGTTTTGAACCACAATCAATTTTGCGTGTTTGTCTTTGGCGATTTTTTGAGCGATATTCAAAACCAGTTCTTGTTGGGGAGCGATGATACTAAGAGAACCCATCGCTTTTAATTTGGTTTGTGCAATGCTTTCTAAACTATCCCCTAAAAATTCCTTATGATCATAATCAATGGGAGTGAAAATGCTTAGGGTTTTTTCTAAAGCGTTCGTGCTGTCAAACTCCCCCCCAAGCCCTGCTTCTAAAACCAAATAATCGCAATCTTTAGCGAGCATGACAGCTAGTAAGGTAGCGTATTCAAAATACGAGCAAGCGCTGCTGAAAGCGTGCGATTGCAATTGCTGGTGGGCGTTTTCTAAAACGCTTTCTTCAACAACAGAGCCATTCAAAAAAAAGCGCTCCCTAAATTCAAAAACATGAGGGGAGGTGAAATGCAACACCTTAAAATTTTGATCGGCCAATAAAAGGGTTAAAAACCGCCCCGTGCTACCCTTGCCATTAGTCCCTACCACATGAATGACTTTGGCTTGGATCTCAAAAAAAGCGTTTTTAAAATCTTTATAAATTTGAATGAAACGGCTAGGATCAAATTTATGGTATTCCTTAGGCTTTGTTTCTAAAAACGCCCTTAATCCATTCAAAGGACTATTTTTCATTATTGAATTTTCCTTCATAAGCGATTTGTGCGACAAATTTAGTCAAAGTTTGCTCCACAGCCTGATTGATAGCGTAATAGCGGTTCTGGTAGGTATTAAGGGGGTCTTGCAAATTCACAGCGTAATTATAATACCCGCTATCTTGAAAAGTCTTTTGTGTGCCTCTTTTATTGTCGTAGGTGTAATTCACAGACACGGTCGCACGATAGAAAGTCGTAAAGCCTTCTTTATTTTGCGTGATACTCGTATCGGTTACATTCGTGATTTCTATAATAATGATAGAATCCGCATCCTTTTCACTCGCTAAGCGGCTTTGGAAGCGTTGCACGACTAGACGATTCATCAAATCCTTAAACTCTACAGAGTTTTCAGGGTTAGGCAAATTCACAATGAGTTTCACATAGATGCTATCGCCTAAAGCGTTTTGAGCGTAAGCGGCGATGGGCTTATACCCACAGCCCTTGAACAAAAGCAACACAATAAAAAAAAGTAAAGCCCTCATGCGACAACAAAATTAACAAGCTTATTAGGCACATAAATTTCTTTTTTAACGCTTGCATTTTCTAAATATTTTTCTAATGCTTTTTTAGCCAAAATAATGATTTCTTCTTTACTGGCGTTAATATTGACCTTCAATTCCGCGCGCCTTTTGCCATTAATGGTAAGCCCTAAAGTCATAAAGTCTTCTATTAAAGCGTTTTCATCGATCGCTATAGGCTTAAAATTCTCTCTTTTAAAAAGCCTCTCGCTCAACTCCCATGCCGTGTGCGGGATAATAGGCTCTAAAATTTGCAACAACACAAAATAACCCTCGCATAAAATTTGCTCATTATTTTGTGCACTCAAAGCGTTTAAAGCCTCCATGCAGCTTGCGATCAAAGTGTTAAACGCGTAAGCGCTTTCAGCCTTATTGAAAATTTCATGCGATTTTTTTAACGCTTCATAGACTTTTTTACGGGCTAGTTTTTGCACTTCATTCAGGCTGACTTCTTTAAATTCAGGCTTAGAAGTGGTAGGGGTAATGGCACTCGCTTTATCGTATAAGCGCTTGATAAACCGGTGCGCCCCCTCTAAAGCGCTGTCATTCCATTCTAACTCTTTAGCCGGTGGGGCAGCAAAAAGGATAAAGAGCCTTGCAGCATCAGCCCCGTATTTTTTAAGTATCTCTTTAGGGCTAACGACATTGCCTTTAGACTTGCTCATCTTAGCACCATCTTTTAAGACCATGCCTTGAGTGATAAGCTGTTTAAAAGGCTCATCTAAATCAAGATAGCCCAAATCCCTTAAAGCCTTAGTGAAAAAACGCGCGTATAACAAGTGCAAAATCGCATGTTCAATGCCTCCAATGTAAGTATCCACCGGCATGAAATACTTCAAGTAATTTTGATCAAACGCTTGATTTTCACGCTCATCTTTGGGGGTGGTGTAGCGCAAGAAATACCAGCTGGATTGGATGAAAGTATCCATGGTGTCTGTTTCTCTTAAAGCGTCTTTATGGCATTTGGGGCATTGAGCGAATTTCCAACTCGCATGCTTTTCTAACGGATTGCCCTCCCCATCAATCACAATATCTTCAGGTAAAGTTACCGGCAGTTGGGTTTCAGGCACAATCCCACAATGTTTGCAATGAATCATTGGAATGGGTGCCCCCCAATACCTTTGACGGCTCACCCCCCAATCTTGCAAGCGGTAGTTGATCACCCTTTTACCGAGATTTTCTTTTTCAAAATAAGCGATGATTTGCTCTCTGGCCACTGAGCTAGAAAGATCGCTCCACTCCCCGCTATTTTTTAAAACCTCTTCTTTGGTGTGGGGCAAATTTTGAGGGCTTTGAGTGATCACTTTAATAGGGATATGATACAGATTAGCGAATTCAAAATCCCTTTCATCGCAGGCTGGCACGCCCATTAACGCCCCAGAGCCATAATTAGCTAGGGCGAAATTAGCCACCCAAACCGGGATTTTTTGCTTTGTTAAAGGGTGGATAGCGTAAATGCCTAAAAACACCCCTTTTTTCTCTAAAGCTCTTTCTCTTTGAGTCGTGTTTAAAATCGCTTTAATCATCTTTGAATCTTCTTGGCTCACTTGCTTAATGGCATGCTCTACTAAAGGGTGTTCTGGGGCGATAGCGATGTAAGTTACGCCATAAATGGTGTCCGCTCTTGTGGTAAAAACTTCAATTTCTTGAATGCCATTGCAAGCTTTCAAGCACTCATCAGCGATTTTAAAACCAAATTGCAACCCGCTAGATTTTCCTATCCAGTTTTTTTGCATGATTAGGACTTGAGAAGGCCAATGATTTTCTAAAGTTTCTAAGTCTTTTAGTAATTCTTCAGCGTAGTTTGTGATCTTCAAATAATATTGATAGAGTTCTTTTTGAATCACTTCTGTATCGCAACGCCAGCACCTCCCATCAATGACTTGCTCATTAGCTAAAACGGTTTTGTCGTTAGGGCACCAATTGAGCATGGCTTTTTTGCGATAGACTAGCCCTTTTTCCCACAAATCAATGAAAAATTGCTGTTCGAATTTCGTGTAATCCGGATCTGAAGTGGCAAATTCCCTGTTTTTAGAAAAAGAAAATCCTAAAGCTTCAAACTCTTTTTGCATGTTTTCAATGTTTTCATAAGTCCAGGTTTTAGGGTGGATACCATGCTTAATGGCCGCATTTTCTGCAGGCATCCCAAAAGAATCAAACCCCATAGGGTGTAACACATTGTAAGAATGCAAACGATAATAACGCGCCAACGCATCGCCAATGGTGTAATTGCGCACATGCCCCATGTGGATTTCCCCACTAGGATAAGGCAGCATGCTTAGAATGTATTTTTTAGGGAGATTAAAATCGTCTTTAGGCTCAAAACTCTTATTTTTCCACCAAAATTCTTGCCATTTTTTTTCTATATTGATAAAATCCATCATTACCCCTTAATCTGTTTCGCTCGTTACAACGCTTTCAATCAACAAAAAGATGAGACTGAAAGCGTTACTAATCAACGCCCCGATCATGAGCATGTAAGCTGTAACCAAATTATTTAAAATCTGTAAAAACACAAATGCCGGTATGAGATGCAACACGGTAGCTAAAGAGCTCGCCAACAGCTCTGAAGCGAAACGCTTACACACCCCAATTTTGAGCGTAACAGAAATAAGATTTAAAGCTAACGCTACAAACAACACCACCGTGTTAGGCTCATACAAAAACCCTGCAATGGTGGTTAAAGAAATAAGGCTAAACAGCACATGAACGACCCGACCCCAATCCATAGAAACTCCTTAAACTTGACCGCCCTCATACAAACGGCGCATTTTTTCTTTCTCTTGAGCTTTTTTGATTTTTCTAGCCTCATTCTCATAATATTTATCCATATCAAAGCCCAACAATAACGCTACTTTAGGGGCGATGAAAATAGAGCTATAAGTCCCTACAATCGTGCCTATTAGCATGGGCAATGAAAAGCCAATAATGATCTTACTCCCAAACACGCACAAAATCAACACCACAAAAAACACGGTTAAAGAAGTTAAAAGCGTGCGCGTGAGCGTGC
It encodes:
- the csd2 gene encoding M23B family cell shape-determining DD-metalloendopeptidase Csd2, coding for MPQNQLVITIIDESGSKQLKFSKNLKRNLIISVVIFLLIVGLGVGFLKFLIAKMDTMTSERNAVLRDFRDLYQKNYTLTKEIKNKREELFIVGQKIRGLESLIEIKRGANGGVHLYDGVDLENLNLAQKHLALMLIPNGMPLKTYSAIKSTKERNHPIKKIKGVESGIDFIAPLNTPVYASADGIVDFVKTNSNVGYGNLVRIEHAFGFSSIYTHLDHVNVQPKSFIQKGQLIGYSGKSGNSGGEKLHYEVRFLGKILDAEKFLAWDLDHFQSALEENKFIEWKNLFWVLEDIVQLQEHVDKDALISQ
- a CDS encoding bifunctional folylpolyglutamate synthase/dihydrofolate synthase, yielding MKNSPLNGLRAFLETKPKEYHKFDPSRFIQIYKDFKNAFFEIQAKVIHVVGTNGKGSTGRFLTLLLADQNFKVLHFTSPHVFEFRERFFLNGSVVEESVLENAHQQLQSHAFSSACSYFEYATLLAVMLAKDCDYLVLEAGLGGEFDSTNALEKTLSIFTPIDYDHKEFLGDSLESIAQTKLKAMGSLSIIAPQQELVLNIAQKIAKDKHAKLIVVQNEISQEVKAYIERYHLARFLAMNLEVALKAFETLLPCNKQEVLKNLKPLNLIGRCELLSPNILIDVGHNPHSAKALKEEIKRVFNAKIILIYNCYQDKDACGVLEILKPVVKKVLILELHNERIIQLEKLKGILETLGLEHALFEDVKENENYLVYGSFLVANAFYKRYQKKRD
- the lptE gene encoding LPS assembly lipoprotein LptE, translated to MRALLFFIVLLLFKGCGYKPIAAYAQNALGDSIYVKLIVNLPNPENSVEFKDLMNRLVVQRFQSRLASEKDADSIIIIEITNVTDTSITQNKEGFTTFYRATVSVNYTYDNKRGTQKTFQDSGYYNYAVNLQDPLNTYQNRYYAINQAVEQTLTKFVAQIAYEGKFNNEK
- the leuS gene encoding leucine--tRNA ligase — encoded protein: MDFINIEKKWQEFWWKNKSFEPKDDFNLPKKYILSMLPYPSGEIHMGHVRNYTIGDALARYYRLHSYNVLHPMGFDSFGMPAENAAIKHGIHPKTWTYENIENMQKEFEALGFSFSKNREFATSDPDYTKFEQQFFIDLWEKGLVYRKKAMLNWCPNDKTVLANEQVIDGRCWRCDTEVIQKELYQYYLKITNYAEELLKDLETLENHWPSQVLIMQKNWIGKSSGLQFGFKIADECLKACNGIQEIEVFTTRADTIYGVTYIAIAPEHPLVEHAIKQVSQEDSKMIKAILNTTQRERALEKKGVFLGIYAIHPLTKQKIPVWVANFALANYGSGALMGVPACDERDFEFANLYHIPIKVITQSPQNLPHTKEEVLKNSGEWSDLSSSVAREQIIAYFEKENLGKRVINYRLQDWGVSRQRYWGAPIPMIHCKHCGIVPETQLPVTLPEDIVIDGEGNPLEKHASWKFAQCPKCHKDALRETDTMDTFIQSSWYFLRYTTPKDERENQAFDQNYLKYFMPVDTYIGGIEHAILHLLYARFFTKALRDLGYLDLDEPFKQLITQGMVLKDGAKMSKSKGNVVSPKEILKKYGADAARLFILFAAPPAKELEWNDSALEGAHRFIKRLYDKASAITPTTSKPEFKEVSLNEVQKLARKKVYEALKKSHEIFNKAESAYAFNTLIASCMEALNALSAQNNEQILCEGYFVLLQILEPIIPHTAWELSERLFKRENFKPIAIDENALIEDFMTLGLTINGKRRAELKVNINASKEEIIILAKKALEKYLENASVKKEIYVPNKLVNFVVA
- a CDS encoding DUF6394 family protein; translation: MDWGRVVHVLFSLISLTTIAGFLYEPNTVVLFVALALNLISVTLKIGVCKRFASELLASSLATVLHLIPAFVFLQILNNLVTAYMLMIGALISNAFSLIFLLIESVVTSETD